In Amycolatopsis endophytica, the following are encoded in one genomic region:
- a CDS encoding oxidoreductase gives MPGGQPGQGGQPELPTLDPFKGVPDRRYHLTADELLKPLLEPGSGGLLRWRRQASNAPIVAVENAYITGRLDLRGADLDCLFRFENCRFEYPPDVREAKILGLVFRRCWLPGLKARNLRSRNDVRLIRCVVQVLPDSGEDETAVQRGDTRERGVPDAAINLTDAVVEGSVVLTRTEVDYPQGRAIQADRLIIAGALLAYRMRAEGEVRLPGMRTGGNVNFSGARLNNRDGFALDGNGAHIGGSLLCEVDNYGATSSRRPFSARGVLHLPSIRVNGDIVLRAAELQSEQRGRIVVEAWKSSDPYVDPWPALVGDRWQVDGNVELSDGLAATGTLRMINGRIGGTLRLARARITVPRGTVEPFYDRALHLDGSQINGDLEATGLSIPSGQLRMADVTVRGNMLAGRTELSHAKRDVVSARRMKVGGNFHLHGATIEGTLRLQGIEVGGSVYLYGTDVTKPAVRNKTSFSVDLRTVRVGRDISLTGAGKQQPFHAEGGVNMDGASSGRRIDFTGAVLGASNKHAIALDASDVSADEFLLNFGKAATGRIVLRHAHCQTLEDNTEFWDADGGIELEDFRYDVLKRPIDMKDDAAVADRIRRLRTAMAGYRPGPYDQLAAMLRNSGNEEHASTVLFKKQEYRYEALAAGYRVLGPGVRLWSWLQRWMVGYGYRPVRALAWLIMLLAAGSIYFGTATDSCTSDPVRYMVSGPRCAVDQQETGLEWNPVLYTADLLVPIVDFGNKGRWYMHDLDKWVSNGFTAMGWILATTVAAGAGRMIRRES, from the coding sequence ATGCCGGGTGGGCAGCCGGGACAGGGTGGGCAGCCGGAGTTGCCGACGTTGGATCCCTTCAAGGGCGTGCCGGACCGGCGTTACCACCTCACCGCCGACGAGCTGCTCAAACCCCTGCTGGAACCCGGCAGCGGTGGTCTGCTGCGGTGGCGCCGCCAGGCGAGCAACGCGCCGATCGTCGCCGTGGAAAACGCTTACATCACCGGGCGGCTCGATCTGCGCGGCGCGGACCTGGACTGCCTGTTCCGGTTCGAGAACTGCCGGTTCGAGTACCCGCCGGACGTGCGTGAGGCCAAGATCCTCGGTCTGGTGTTCCGCCGTTGCTGGCTGCCCGGTCTCAAGGCCCGCAACCTGCGCAGCCGCAACGACGTCCGCCTGATCCGCTGCGTCGTGCAGGTCCTGCCGGACAGCGGCGAGGACGAGACGGCCGTCCAGCGCGGTGACACGCGCGAGCGCGGCGTGCCGGACGCGGCGATCAACCTGACCGACGCCGTGGTCGAAGGGTCCGTGGTGCTGACCCGCACCGAGGTCGACTACCCGCAGGGCCGCGCGATCCAGGCCGACCGGCTGATCATCGCGGGCGCGCTGCTGGCCTACCGCATGCGGGCCGAGGGCGAGGTCCGCCTCCCCGGTATGCGCACCGGCGGTAACGTCAACTTTTCCGGCGCCCGCCTGAACAACCGGGACGGTTTCGCCCTCGACGGCAACGGCGCCCACATCGGCGGCAGCCTGCTGTGCGAGGTCGACAACTACGGCGCCACCAGCAGCAGGCGGCCGTTCTCCGCGCGCGGCGTGCTGCATCTGCCGAGCATCCGCGTCAACGGCGACATCGTGCTGCGTGCCGCCGAACTGCAGAGCGAGCAGCGGGGCCGGATCGTCGTCGAGGCGTGGAAGTCCAGCGATCCCTACGTCGACCCGTGGCCCGCGCTCGTCGGCGACCGGTGGCAGGTCGACGGCAACGTCGAGCTGTCCGACGGGTTGGCCGCGACCGGCACGCTGCGGATGATCAACGGGCGGATCGGCGGCACGTTGCGGCTCGCGCGGGCACGTATCACCGTGCCGCGCGGGACTGTCGAGCCGTTCTACGACCGCGCGCTGCACCTCGACGGTTCCCAGATCAACGGTGATCTGGAGGCGACCGGCCTGTCCATCCCGTCCGGCCAGCTGCGCATGGCGGACGTGACGGTCCGCGGGAACATGCTCGCCGGGCGGACGGAGCTGAGCCACGCGAAACGGGACGTGGTGTCCGCGCGCCGCATGAAGGTCGGGGGGAACTTCCACCTGCACGGCGCGACGATCGAGGGCACGTTGCGGTTGCAGGGCATCGAGGTCGGCGGCAGCGTCTACCTCTACGGCACCGACGTCACGAAACCCGCGGTGCGCAACAAGACGAGCTTCTCGGTGGATCTGCGCACGGTGCGGGTGGGCCGCGACATCAGTCTCACCGGCGCCGGTAAGCAGCAGCCGTTCCACGCCGAGGGCGGCGTGAACATGGACGGCGCGAGTTCGGGGCGCCGCATTGACTTCACCGGCGCGGTGCTGGGCGCGTCCAACAAGCACGCGATCGCGCTGGACGCCAGCGACGTGAGCGCCGACGAGTTCCTGCTCAACTTCGGCAAGGCCGCCACCGGCCGCATCGTGCTGCGGCACGCGCACTGCCAGACGCTGGAGGACAACACCGAGTTCTGGGACGCCGACGGCGGTATCGAGCTGGAGGATTTCCGCTACGACGTGCTCAAACGTCCGATCGACATGAAGGACGACGCGGCCGTCGCCGACCGGATCCGTCGGCTGCGCACCGCGATGGCCGGTTACCGGCCGGGGCCCTACGACCAGCTCGCCGCGATGCTGCGCAACAGCGGCAACGAGGAGCACGCCTCGACCGTGCTGTTCAAGAAGCAGGAGTACCGGTACGAAGCGCTTGCCGCCGGTTACCGGGTGCTGGGTCCGGGTGTGCGGCTGTGGAGCTGGTTGCAGCGGTGGATGGTGGGCTACGGCTACCGCCCGGTGCGTGCGCTGGCGTGGTTGATCATGTTGCTCGCGGCGGGCAGCATCTACTTCGGCACCGCCACCGACTCGTGCACCAGCGATCCCGTCCGCTACATGGTGAGTGGTCCGCGGTGCGCGGTCGATCAGCAGGAGACCGGGCTGGAGTGGAATCCGGTGCTGTACACGGCGGACCTGCTGGTGCCGATCGTCGATTTCGGCAACAAGGGCCGCTGGTACATGCACGATCTGGACAAGTGGGTGAGCAACGGGTTCACCGCGATGGGCTGGATCCTGGCGACAACCGTCGCCGCGGGCGCGGGCCGCATGATCCGCCGCGAGTCCTGA
- a CDS encoding amino acid ABC transporter ATP-binding protein, translating to MSDTIVSVSGLHKAFGKLEVLKGIDLEVRRGQVVCIIGPSGSGKSTLLRCVNLLEEPNQGSITVNGFEVTDPDIDIDRARRGIGMVFQSFNLFSHLSVLDNLTIAQRKVLRRDKAEAEKVALENLRKVGLTGKERSLPTQLSGGQQQRVAIARALSMDPDVMLFDEPTSALDPELVGDVLAVMRQLARDGMTMLVVTHEMQFAREVADVVLFMDGGIVVEQGPPSQVIGDPRHERTQTFLSRVLNPAHVEE from the coding sequence GTGAGCGACACGATCGTCAGCGTTTCCGGACTGCACAAGGCCTTCGGCAAGCTGGAGGTGCTCAAGGGCATCGACCTGGAGGTGCGCCGCGGCCAGGTCGTGTGCATCATCGGGCCGTCCGGCTCCGGCAAGTCGACGCTGCTGCGTTGCGTGAACCTGCTGGAGGAGCCCAACCAGGGCTCGATCACGGTGAACGGGTTCGAGGTGACCGACCCGGACATCGACATCGACCGCGCGCGGCGGGGCATCGGCATGGTGTTCCAGTCGTTCAACCTGTTCAGCCACCTGTCGGTGCTGGACAACCTGACGATCGCGCAGCGCAAGGTCCTCAGGCGCGACAAGGCCGAGGCCGAGAAGGTCGCGCTGGAGAACCTGCGCAAGGTCGGGCTGACCGGCAAGGAACGCTCCCTGCCCACGCAGTTGTCCGGTGGCCAGCAGCAGCGCGTCGCGATCGCGCGGGCGCTGTCGATGGACCCCGACGTGATGCTGTTCGACGAGCCGACGTCCGCGCTGGACCCGGAACTCGTCGGTGACGTGCTCGCCGTGATGCGCCAGCTCGCCCGCGACGGCATGACGATGCTCGTGGTCACCCACGAGATGCAGTTCGCCCGCGAGGTGGCCGACGTGGTGCTGTTCATGGACGGCGGCATCGTCGTCGAGCAGGGCCCGCCGTCCCAGGTGATCGGCGACCCGCGGCACGAGCGCACCCAGACGTTCCTGTCGCGCGTGCTGAACCCGGCCCATGTCGAGGAGTAG
- a CDS encoding amino acid ABC transporter permease — protein sequence MAMSRRKRARAFRGAQYALLVIVILVLAFVADWGEIQRAFFNADAASKQFPGIISTALVNTIVYTALGFAFGLAVGLVLALMKLSSVGPYRWIATVYIEFFRGVPALLVFITLGFGAPLAFGLKFDIYSTVMLSLGLVGSAYIAETIRAGIQAVPPGQREAARSLGMSQGRAMISIVIPQAFRIILPPLTNELILLTKDSSLIYLLGLARDEYELTKFGREGLNATGSLTPILLAGLCYLIITIPLGYLSRYLERRTGRKGARGLEVVEA from the coding sequence GTGGCGATGTCTCGCCGTAAGCGCGCCCGGGCGTTCCGGGGCGCGCAGTACGCGCTGCTGGTGATCGTCATCCTGGTGCTGGCCTTCGTGGCCGACTGGGGTGAGATCCAGCGCGCGTTCTTCAACGCGGACGCAGCGAGCAAGCAGTTCCCCGGCATCATCTCGACGGCGCTGGTCAACACCATCGTCTACACGGCGCTGGGGTTCGCGTTCGGGTTGGCCGTCGGGCTCGTGCTGGCCCTGATGAAGCTGTCGTCGGTCGGGCCGTACCGCTGGATCGCGACCGTCTACATCGAGTTCTTCCGCGGTGTGCCCGCGCTGCTGGTGTTCATCACGCTCGGATTCGGTGCGCCGCTCGCCTTCGGGTTGAAGTTCGACATCTACTCGACCGTCATGCTGTCGCTGGGACTGGTCGGATCCGCCTACATCGCGGAGACGATCCGCGCGGGCATCCAGGCGGTGCCACCCGGGCAGCGGGAAGCGGCTCGGTCGCTGGGGATGTCGCAGGGCCGCGCGATGATCTCGATCGTCATTCCGCAGGCGTTCCGGATCATCCTGCCGCCGCTGACGAACGAGCTGATCCTGCTCACCAAGGACTCGTCGCTGATCTACCTGCTGGGTCTGGCCCGCGACGAGTACGAGCTGACGAAGTTCGGCCGCGAGGGCCTGAACGCGACCGGGTCGCTGACGCCGATCCTGCTCGCCGGGCTGTGCTACCTGATCATCACGATCCCGCTGGGCTACCTGTCCCGGTACCTGGAGCGCCGCACCGGGCGCAAGGGCGCGCGGGGACTGGAGGTGGTGGAGGCGTGA
- a CDS encoding ABC transporter substrate-binding protein — MSRRSLRSALVLSAALAVAATAAGCAEEVNTGGDTQAGGEITLKEEGFLTTCTHLPYSPFQFTEGDQTVGFDVDLVNLVAENLGVKQKIFDTPFEGIQSGESLNTGQCDVAAAAMTINPTRQAVMDFSVGYFDANQALLVKKGSGIDSLEKLRGKKLGVQQGTTGETYATENKDKYGYEIVQFEDLALEQSAVKTGQIDAGINDNSVHYDFVKTNPDVEVTTEFKTGEQYGVAVRKGNGALLAKVNEVITAAKADGRYDSIYQKWFNKLPESK; from the coding sequence GTGTCGCGTCGATCGTTACGCAGTGCGCTTGTCCTTTCGGCCGCTCTGGCCGTCGCCGCGACCGCGGCGGGCTGCGCGGAGGAGGTCAACACCGGCGGCGACACCCAGGCCGGCGGGGAGATCACCCTGAAGGAAGAGGGCTTCCTCACCACCTGCACGCACCTGCCCTACTCGCCGTTCCAGTTCACCGAGGGTGACCAGACCGTCGGCTTCGACGTCGACCTCGTCAATCTCGTCGCGGAGAACCTCGGCGTGAAGCAGAAGATCTTCGACACCCCGTTCGAGGGCATCCAGTCCGGGGAGTCGCTCAACACCGGGCAGTGCGACGTGGCTGCCGCGGCGATGACGATCAACCCGACGCGGCAGGCCGTGATGGACTTCTCGGTCGGCTACTTCGATGCCAACCAGGCGCTGCTGGTCAAGAAGGGCTCCGGCATCGACAGCCTGGAGAAGCTGCGCGGCAAGAAGCTCGGTGTCCAGCAGGGCACCACCGGTGAGACCTACGCCACCGAGAACAAGGACAAGTACGGCTACGAGATCGTCCAGTTCGAAGATCTCGCCCTGGAGCAGAGCGCGGTCAAGACCGGTCAGATCGACGCGGGCATCAACGACAATTCCGTGCACTACGACTTCGTCAAGACCAACCCGGACGTCGAGGTGACCACCGAGTTCAAGACCGGTGAGCAGTACGGTGTCGCGGTGCGCAAGGGCAACGGCGCGCTGCTGGCCAAGGTCAACGAGGTGATCACCGCGGCCAAGGCCGACGGCCGCTACGACTCGATCTACCAGAAGTGGTTCAACAAGCTGCCGGAAAGCAAGTAA
- a CDS encoding M20/M25/M40 family metallo-hydrolase yields the protein MTRVEQTTVRETVQRLWADEVLPSLSGLVEIPALSQAFDADWAANGHLAAAVRHVREWITARDLPGAKIDVVEVDGRSPVLLVDVPATPGAEDRGTVLLYGHLDKQPPVGGWGDGLGPWTPVVRDGRLYGRGSADDGYAGYAATAALEAVHAAGGAHARSVILLETGEESGSPDLPRYLEHLADRLGRVTFVVCLDSGGNDYERLWLTTSLRGLAQVHVTVRVLAAAAHSGLASGVVPSSFRVLRQLLDRIEDAATGAIKLAELNVDIPGNRRSEAAATVSVAPGAISGSFPLMPGMTPVSDDELELLLNQSWRPTLSVIGGAGFPEPANAGNVLRSSTTLALSFRLPPTADSAAALAAVEKALTTDVPYGAAVELSGVEAADGWNAPDAAPWLSAALEQVSEEVFGAPWRSVGLGGSIPFMGLLGEKYPEAQFLVTGALGPDSNAHVPDEWLHLAQARRLTEAVAHMLDAHARG from the coding sequence ATGACGCGGGTGGAGCAGACGACCGTGCGTGAAACCGTTCAGCGCCTCTGGGCGGACGAGGTGCTTCCGAGCCTGTCCGGCCTGGTGGAGATCCCCGCCCTGTCACAGGCGTTCGACGCCGACTGGGCGGCCAACGGGCATCTCGCCGCCGCCGTGCGGCACGTGCGCGAGTGGATCACCGCTCGCGACCTGCCCGGCGCGAAGATCGACGTCGTCGAGGTGGACGGCCGCAGTCCGGTGCTGCTGGTCGATGTCCCGGCGACGCCCGGCGCGGAGGACCGCGGCACCGTCCTGCTCTACGGCCACCTCGACAAGCAGCCCCCGGTCGGCGGCTGGGGCGACGGGCTCGGCCCGTGGACCCCGGTGGTCCGCGACGGCAGGTTGTACGGCCGCGGCTCGGCCGACGACGGGTACGCCGGCTACGCCGCGACGGCGGCACTGGAAGCCGTGCACGCGGCGGGCGGCGCCCATGCGCGATCGGTGATCCTGCTGGAAACCGGTGAGGAGTCGGGCAGCCCGGACCTGCCGCGGTACCTGGAGCACCTGGCCGACCGGCTGGGCCGGGTGACGTTCGTGGTCTGCCTGGACTCGGGCGGCAACGACTACGAGCGGCTGTGGCTGACGACGAGCCTGCGCGGGCTGGCGCAGGTGCACGTCACGGTGCGGGTGCTGGCGGCCGCGGCGCACTCCGGCCTGGCCAGCGGTGTCGTGCCCAGCTCGTTCCGCGTGCTGCGGCAGCTGCTGGACCGCATCGAGGACGCGGCGACGGGTGCGATCAAGCTGGCCGAGCTGAACGTCGACATCCCGGGCAACCGCCGCTCCGAGGCTGCCGCGACGGTGTCGGTGGCCCCCGGCGCGATCAGCGGTTCGTTCCCGCTGATGCCCGGTATGACCCCGGTGTCGGACGACGAGCTGGAGCTGCTGCTGAACCAGTCGTGGCGCCCGACGCTGTCCGTGATCGGTGGCGCGGGCTTCCCGGAACCGGCGAACGCCGGCAACGTCCTGCGCTCCTCGACCACGCTCGCGCTGAGCTTCCGCCTGCCCCCGACGGCCGATTCGGCGGCCGCGCTCGCCGCTGTCGAGAAGGCGCTGACCACGGACGTGCCCTACGGCGCGGCGGTGGAACTGTCCGGCGTGGAAGCCGCCGACGGCTGGAACGCCCCGGACGCTGCCCCGTGGCTGTCGGCCGCGTTGGAGCAGGTCAGCGAGGAGGTCTTCGGAGCCCCGTGGCGCAGCGTCGGGCTCGGCGGATCGATCCCGTTCATGGGCCTGCTGGGCGAGAAGTACCCGGAGGCCCAGTTCCTGGTCACCGGTGCACTGGGCCCCGACTCGAACGCCCACGTCCCCGACGAATGGCTGCACCTGGCCCAGGCGCGGCGGCTCACGGAAGCGGTGGCGCACATGCTGGACGCCCACGCGCGGGGCTGA
- a CDS encoding ABC transporter ATP-binding protein — protein MLSVNNLEVVYDDVVLVLRGLSLEVPDGAIVTLLGANGAGKTTLLRAITGLLMPHRGKITKGTIRLGEDDITGADPAVVVRHGIAQVMEGRRIFAEITVDENLRTGAYTRRGRAEVRESYARVMDLFPVLRNRRRSIAGYLSGGEQQMLAIGRALMASPELLLLDEPSLGLAPKLVEQVRDIIVEINGQGTSVLLVEQNAVMALSIAGFGYVVETGKVVQDGPAADLLADEDIREFYLGAAQHGQRRSLADVKSYRRKKRWSA, from the coding sequence GTGTTGTCGGTGAACAACCTCGAAGTGGTGTACGACGACGTGGTGCTCGTCCTGCGCGGGCTCAGCCTGGAGGTCCCCGACGGCGCGATCGTCACCCTCCTGGGTGCCAACGGGGCGGGCAAGACCACCCTGCTGCGGGCGATCACCGGCCTGCTCATGCCGCACCGGGGCAAGATCACCAAGGGCACGATCCGGCTCGGCGAGGACGACATCACCGGCGCCGACCCCGCCGTCGTGGTGCGCCACGGCATCGCCCAGGTGATGGAGGGCAGGCGGATCTTCGCCGAGATCACCGTCGACGAGAACCTGCGCACCGGCGCCTACACCCGCCGCGGCCGTGCCGAGGTCCGCGAGTCCTACGCACGGGTGATGGACCTGTTCCCGGTGTTGCGGAACCGCCGCCGGTCGATCGCCGGTTACCTCTCCGGCGGCGAACAGCAGATGCTCGCGATCGGCCGCGCGCTGATGGCGTCCCCGGAACTCCTGCTGCTCGACGAACCCTCGCTGGGCCTCGCGCCGAAGCTCGTCGAGCAGGTGCGCGACATCATCGTCGAGATCAACGGCCAGGGCACGAGTGTCCTGCTGGTCGAGCAGAACGCCGTGATGGCGCTGTCGATCGCCGGGTTCGGCTACGTCGTGGAGACCGGGAAGGTCGTGCAGGACGGTCCCGCCGCCGACCTGCTCGCCGACGAGGACATCCGCGAGTTCTACCTCGGCGCCGCCCAGCACGGACAGCGGCGCAGCCTGGCCGACGTCAAGAGCTACCGGAGGAAGAAGCGATGGAGCGCGTGA
- a CDS encoding ABC transporter ATP-binding protein, with amino-acid sequence MERVTTSDPAPAPEAESETAPPILDVRDLTLRFGGVTALDGVSFAVGRGELFAVIGPNGAGKTSIFNCLNGVYRPQQGTITLDGGSLVGRAPAAIAAMGVARTFQNLGLFEHLTLVENLMLGRHHLMRTGFGTGMLWWGRAKREEVRHRAAVEEIVELLELEPYRRMPAGLLPYGVAKRAELGRALAMEPSLLLLDEPVAGMNLEETEDTARYLVEVRRELGLAMILVEHDMRLVMDLADRVLALDFGVAIATGKPSEIQNHPAVIEAYLGGAR; translated from the coding sequence ATGGAGCGCGTGACCACCAGCGACCCCGCACCCGCCCCGGAGGCCGAGTCCGAGACCGCTCCCCCGATCCTCGACGTCCGCGATCTGACGCTGCGCTTCGGCGGCGTCACGGCGCTGGACGGCGTCAGCTTCGCGGTCGGACGGGGCGAGCTGTTCGCCGTGATCGGCCCGAACGGCGCGGGCAAGACGTCCATCTTCAACTGTCTCAACGGGGTCTACCGCCCGCAGCAGGGCACGATCACGCTGGACGGAGGGAGCCTGGTCGGCCGCGCCCCGGCCGCGATCGCCGCGATGGGCGTGGCCCGCACCTTCCAGAACCTCGGCCTGTTCGAGCACCTGACTCTCGTCGAGAACCTGATGCTGGGCCGCCACCACCTGATGCGGACCGGGTTCGGCACCGGGATGCTGTGGTGGGGCCGGGCCAAGCGCGAGGAAGTCCGGCACCGCGCGGCGGTCGAGGAGATCGTCGAACTGCTCGAACTGGAGCCCTACCGCCGGATGCCCGCCGGGCTGCTCCCCTACGGCGTCGCGAAACGCGCCGAACTGGGCCGCGCGCTGGCGATGGAACCGTCGCTGCTGCTGCTCGACGAACCGGTCGCGGGCATGAACCTCGAAGAAACCGAGGACACCGCGCGCTACCTGGTCGAGGTCCGCCGCGAGCTGGGCCTGGCGATGATCCTGGTCGAGCACGACATGCGCCTGGTGATGGACCTGGCGGACCGGGTGCTGGCGCTGGACTTCGGCGTCGCGATCGCCACCGGGAAGCCGTCGGAGATCCAGAACCACCCGGCGGTCATCGAGGCATACCTGGGCGGTGCGCGATGA
- a CDS encoding AMP-dependent synthetase/ligase translates to MSTALAAPAETTTLAARLLDNARSLGDRTAIREKHRGRWREWTWAEYAERVANVAAGLRELGVQPGDRVAIHAENRPEWVVADLAVQGIGAISMGVYPTSPEPEVEYLLGHSGATVLIAEDEEQLDKALAVRGRLPDLRHLVVMDPRGVRVEARVDLMTFEQLESPRENAFGDYERAVAALDPDATAILVYTSGTTGPPKGAMISHANLVAAGSTFVGALGGGPDDEVLSYLPLCHIAERLTSVIDSVWAGGVVNFGEGGPSFPGDLRDVQPTVFLGVPRVWEKMLAGTEIRMSDASRLKRGLYRFWLNRTRRIAPRRMTGRLSAGDKIQLALAEVLVFRALREKLGLVRVHTALSGAAPIAPQVLEWLWAIGVGVREGYGQTENTALATMTPAGDVRLGAVGQPLPGVEVRIDGDGEILTRSAGVFQGYFRNPAATAETIDAEGWLHTGDVGEIDDDGFLRITDRRKDIIITAGGKNVSPSEIENRLKVSPFVREAVVIGDRRRYLTALVGIEAETVGNWATRRGLAYTTYADLSAKPEVHALVQQVVDETNREFSQVEQIKRVTLIGKELDHEDGELTATQKVKRRAIELRFEHEIEVMYR, encoded by the coding sequence ATGAGCACGGCGCTGGCCGCACCGGCGGAAACCACGACACTGGCCGCGCGCCTGCTGGACAACGCGCGCAGCCTGGGCGACCGCACCGCGATCCGGGAGAAGCACCGTGGCCGCTGGCGCGAATGGACGTGGGCCGAGTACGCCGAGCGGGTCGCGAACGTCGCCGCGGGCCTGCGCGAGCTGGGCGTCCAGCCGGGCGACCGGGTCGCGATCCACGCGGAGAACCGGCCGGAGTGGGTCGTGGCCGATCTGGCCGTGCAGGGCATCGGCGCGATCAGCATGGGTGTCTACCCGACCTCCCCCGAGCCGGAGGTCGAGTACCTGCTGGGCCACTCCGGCGCGACGGTGCTGATCGCGGAGGACGAGGAGCAGCTGGACAAGGCGCTGGCCGTCCGCGGCAGGCTGCCGGACCTGCGGCACCTCGTCGTGATGGACCCACGCGGGGTGCGCGTCGAGGCCCGCGTGGACCTGATGACGTTCGAGCAGCTGGAAAGCCCGCGGGAAAACGCTTTCGGCGACTACGAGCGCGCGGTGGCCGCCCTCGATCCGGACGCCACGGCCATCCTCGTCTACACCTCGGGCACGACGGGGCCGCCCAAGGGCGCGATGATCTCGCACGCCAACCTGGTCGCGGCGGGCAGCACGTTCGTCGGCGCGCTCGGCGGCGGCCCGGACGACGAGGTCCTGTCCTACCTTCCGCTGTGCCACATCGCGGAACGGCTGACGTCGGTGATCGACTCGGTGTGGGCCGGCGGCGTGGTCAACTTCGGCGAGGGCGGCCCGTCCTTCCCGGGCGACCTGCGCGACGTTCAGCCGACCGTGTTCCTCGGCGTGCCGCGGGTGTGGGAGAAGATGCTGGCCGGCACCGAGATCCGGATGTCCGACGCCTCGCGTCTCAAACGCGGGCTCTACCGGTTCTGGCTGAACCGGACCCGCCGCATCGCGCCGCGCCGCATGACCGGGCGCCTGTCCGCGGGCGACAAGATCCAGCTCGCGCTGGCCGAGGTCCTCGTTTTCCGTGCCCTGCGGGAGAAACTCGGCCTCGTCCGGGTGCACACCGCGTTGTCCGGCGCCGCGCCGATCGCGCCGCAGGTGCTGGAGTGGCTGTGGGCCATCGGGGTCGGTGTGCGCGAAGGCTACGGGCAGACCGAGAACACCGCGCTGGCCACGATGACGCCGGCGGGCGACGTGCGGCTCGGCGCGGTCGGCCAACCCCTGCCGGGCGTCGAGGTGCGCATCGACGGCGACGGCGAGATCCTGACCCGCTCGGCGGGGGTGTTCCAGGGCTACTTCCGCAATCCGGCGGCCACCGCGGAGACGATCGACGCCGAGGGCTGGCTGCACACCGGTGACGTCGGCGAGATCGACGACGACGGTTTCCTGCGGATCACCGACCGCAGGAAGGACATCATCATCACCGCGGGCGGCAAGAACGTGTCGCCGTCGGAGATCGAGAACCGGCTCAAGGTGTCGCCGTTCGTGCGGGAGGCCGTCGTGATCGGCGACCGGCGGCGCTACCTCACCGCGCTGGTCGGCATCGAGGCCGAGACGGTCGGCAACTGGGCGACCCGGCGCGGGCTCGCGTACACGACCTACGCCGACCTCTCCGCCAAACCCGAGGTGCACGCGCTCGTGCAGCAGGTGGTCGACGAGACCAACCGGGAGTTCTCGCAGGTCGAGCAGATCAAGCGGGTCACCTTGATCGGCAAGGAACTCGACCACGAAGACGGCGAGCTGACCGCGACGCAGAAGGTCAAACGGCGCGCGATCGAGCTGCGGTTCGAGCACGAGATCGAGGTGATGTACCGATGA
- a CDS encoding branched-chain amino acid ABC transporter permease: MTTFLQNCFAGLALGSTYALVALGFVVIYKSTGVINFAQGGLLALGAYLGYTFSTNLAIAFGVAILLACASAALVGAGFERIVLRRMVGQPPFAVIMITIGLLFVLEPLITAIWGFDNLQVTNPWNIRTVEAGGIVFGVRDLWTIGLTAAVVVAFFLFFRYTSLGLAMRATAFDPEAALAQGISARRVYAVSWAIASALAALAGITMAAGPGGLTPSIGFIALAAFPAMILGGLDSPAGAVLGGIVIGLAEALTRGYQDQLFSWAGDNVSIIVPYLLMIVILLIRPYGLLGTKDVRRI; this comes from the coding sequence ATGACGACGTTCCTGCAGAACTGCTTCGCCGGGCTCGCGCTCGGCTCGACGTACGCGTTGGTGGCGCTGGGTTTCGTGGTCATCTACAAATCGACCGGCGTGATCAACTTCGCGCAGGGCGGGCTGTTGGCGCTGGGCGCCTACCTCGGGTACACCTTCTCCACCAACCTCGCGATCGCGTTCGGGGTGGCGATCCTGCTGGCGTGCGCGTCGGCGGCGCTGGTCGGCGCCGGGTTCGAGCGGATCGTGCTGCGGCGCATGGTCGGGCAGCCGCCGTTCGCGGTCATCATGATCACCATCGGCCTGCTGTTCGTCCTGGAACCGCTGATCACCGCGATCTGGGGTTTCGACAACCTGCAGGTCACCAACCCGTGGAACATCCGGACGGTCGAGGCGGGCGGGATCGTCTTCGGGGTGCGGGACCTGTGGACGATCGGGCTCACGGCCGCGGTGGTGGTCGCGTTCTTCCTGTTCTTCCGCTACACCTCGCTCGGCCTGGCGATGCGGGCCACCGCGTTCGACCCGGAAGCGGCGCTGGCGCAGGGGATCAGCGCACGCCGGGTGTACGCGGTGTCGTGGGCGATCGCGTCGGCGCTGGCCGCGCTGGCCGGGATCACCATGGCGGCCGGGCCGGGCGGGCTCACCCCGTCGATCGGGTTCATCGCGCTCGCGGCGTTCCCGGCGATGATCCTCGGCGGGCTCGACTCGCCCGCGGGCGCGGTGCTCGGCGGCATCGTGATCGGGCTGGCCGAGGCGCTCACCCGCGGCTACCAGGACCAGCTGTTCTCCTGGGCAGGCGACAACGTGTCGATCATCGTGCCCTACCTGCTGATGATCGTGATCCTGCTGATCCGGCCCTACGGCCTGCTGGGAACCAAGGACGTCCGGAGGATCTGA